One genomic window of Paeniglutamicibacter sp. Y32M11 includes the following:
- the sdhA gene encoding succinate dehydrogenase flavoprotein subunit has translation MQVHKYDVVIVGAGGAGMRAAIESGQRARTAVLTKLYPTRSHTGAAQGGMCAALANVEEDNWEWHTFDTVKGGDYLVDQDAAEVMAKEAIDAVLDLEKMGLPFNRTPEGKIDQRRFGGHTRDHGKAAVRRACYAADRTGHMILQTLYQNCVKHNVEFYNEYYVLDMLTVEEDAFREDGTAYKQKRVAGVVSYDLATGELHVFQAKSVIFATGGAGKVFKTTSNAHTLTGDGMGIAFRKGIPLEDMEFVQFHPTGLAGLGILLSEAARGEGAILRNSEGERFMERYAPTIKDLAPRDIVARSMANEVREGRGCGPNKDYVLLDLTHLEPAHIDAKLPDITEFARTYLGVEPYTEPVPVFPTAHYVMGGVPTNIDAEVLQDNDTVIPGLFAAGEVACVSVHGSNRLGTNSLLDINVFGKRAGISAAKYALGAEFVELPEDPEAFTANQIEAMLSSTGTERVAVLRKELQEIMDANVQVFRDKDSMDRALVVIEELRERYKNVSVQDKGKRFNLDLLEAIELGFLLDMAEVMTAAAMYRKESRGGHYREDFPNRDDENFMKHSMSYKDDSASTEGISGIRMETKPVIFTRYQPMERKY, from the coding sequence ATGCAGGTACACAAGTACGACGTCGTGATCGTCGGAGCAGGCGGCGCAGGCATGCGCGCAGCCATCGAATCCGGCCAGCGCGCACGTACGGCCGTTCTCACCAAGCTTTACCCAACTCGTTCGCACACCGGTGCAGCGCAGGGTGGCATGTGTGCGGCTTTGGCCAACGTAGAAGAAGACAACTGGGAATGGCACACCTTTGACACTGTCAAGGGTGGCGACTACCTCGTTGACCAGGACGCGGCCGAAGTCATGGCGAAGGAAGCCATTGACGCGGTACTCGACCTGGAAAAAATGGGCCTTCCGTTCAACCGAACCCCCGAAGGCAAGATTGACCAGCGCCGCTTCGGTGGCCACACCCGCGACCACGGCAAAGCCGCCGTGCGCCGCGCCTGCTACGCAGCAGACCGCACCGGCCACATGATTCTGCAGACGCTGTACCAAAACTGCGTCAAGCACAACGTTGAGTTCTACAACGAGTACTACGTTCTGGACATGCTCACCGTCGAGGAAGACGCCTTCCGCGAAGACGGCACCGCCTACAAGCAGAAGCGCGTTGCTGGCGTTGTTTCCTACGACCTGGCCACCGGCGAACTTCACGTTTTCCAGGCCAAGTCCGTCATCTTTGCTACCGGCGGCGCCGGCAAGGTCTTCAAGACCACTTCCAATGCGCACACCCTCACCGGTGATGGCATGGGTATCGCCTTCCGTAAGGGCATCCCTCTGGAAGACATGGAATTCGTGCAGTTCCACCCGACCGGTCTTGCCGGCTTGGGTATCCTGCTCTCCGAAGCTGCACGTGGCGAAGGCGCAATTCTTCGTAACTCCGAAGGTGAGCGCTTCATGGAGCGCTACGCACCGACCATCAAGGACCTCGCACCGCGTGACATCGTCGCCCGGTCGATGGCCAATGAGGTCCGCGAAGGTCGCGGTTGCGGCCCGAACAAGGACTACGTCCTGCTCGACCTGACCCACCTGGAGCCGGCTCACATCGATGCCAAGCTCCCGGACATCACCGAGTTCGCACGCACCTACCTGGGCGTCGAGCCCTACACGGAGCCGGTGCCGGTCTTCCCGACCGCCCACTACGTCATGGGTGGCGTTCCCACGAACATCGATGCCGAGGTCCTCCAGGACAACGACACCGTCATCCCGGGTCTCTTCGCCGCTGGCGAGGTTGCCTGCGTTTCTGTCCACGGTTCAAACCGTCTGGGCACCAACTCGCTGCTGGACATCAACGTGTTCGGTAAGCGTGCAGGTATCTCGGCCGCCAAGTATGCACTGGGCGCCGAGTTCGTAGAACTTCCGGAAGATCCGGAAGCCTTCACGGCCAACCAGATCGAAGCCATGCTTTCCTCCACGGGTACCGAGCGCGTTGCAGTATTGCGTAAGGAACTGCAGGAAATCATGGATGCCAATGTTCAGGTGTTCCGCGACAAGGACTCGATGGACCGTGCACTGGTGGTCATTGAGGAACTGCGCGAGCGTTACAAGAACGTTTCCGTCCAGGACAAGGGCAAACGCTTCAACTTGGATCTGCTCGAAGCCATTGAACTTGGCTTCCTGCTGGACATGGCCGAGGTCATGACCGCGGCCGCCATGTACCGCAAGGAATCCCGCGGCGGACACTACCGCGAAGATTTCCCGAACCGCGACGACGAGAACTTCATGAAGCACTCGATGTCATACAAGGACGATTCGGCATCCACCGAGGGCATTTCCGGTATCCGCATGGAAACCAAGCCCGTTATCTTCACCCGTTACCAGCCGATGGAGCGTAAGTACTAA
- the sdhC gene encoding succinate dehydrogenase, cytochrome b556 subunit, translating into MWSWVGHRVTGVVIFLFLLVHVLDTSLVRVSPGAYDAIMGTYKNPLMALGETALVAAIVFHAFNGLRLILVDFWKSGTKYHRQMLWGVLALWVITMLAFSIRHLSLAFGGH; encoded by the coding sequence ATGTGGTCTTGGGTAGGACACCGCGTAACGGGTGTCGTAATATTCTTATTCCTTTTGGTGCACGTGTTGGATACGTCATTGGTCCGGGTTTCCCCGGGCGCTTATGACGCCATCATGGGTACCTACAAGAACCCGCTGATGGCACTGGGCGAAACCGCTCTGGTCGCCGCCATCGTCTTCCACGCGTTCAATGGCTTGCGCCTGATCCTGGTTGACTTCTGGAAGTCGGGAACAAAGTACCACCGCCAGATGCTTTGGGGCGTTTTGGCCCTGTGGGTCATCACCATGTTGGCATTCTCGATCCGCCACCTGTCACTCGCCTTTGGAGGTCACTAA
- a CDS encoding mannose-1-phosphate guanylyltransferase, translated as MNAELLARFHGVIPAGGVGTRLWPLSRAAAPKFLHDLTGSGSTLIRATYERLIPLAGDNIMVVTGRAHRTAVLAQLPEISELNLVLEPDPKDSAAAIGLAAAILYLRDPETIMGSFAADQVIVPVAVFQDAVREAIHTAATGKIVTIGIRPTLPSTGFGYIRAGERLNVSGAPTARDVVEFVEKPDEDTARRYLADGGYLWNAGMFVAPVSLMLKHLEASEPLLYAGVMEIAAAWESGDRVETIDRIWPTLPKTAIDYAVAEPAAAAGDVAVIPGVFNWDDVGDFAAIGRLNPASEKTGVTVVGANARVYSDNATGVVVTDSKRVIALIGIHDVVVVDTPDALLVTTKEHAQSVKSTVEKLKEDGAVDVL; from the coding sequence ATGAACGCTGAACTCTTAGCACGATTCCACGGGGTTATCCCCGCTGGAGGTGTCGGTACTCGACTGTGGCCGCTCTCGCGTGCCGCGGCCCCCAAATTCCTTCACGACCTGACCGGCTCAGGATCGACACTGATTCGCGCCACCTACGAGCGGTTGATTCCGTTGGCGGGTGACAACATCATGGTGGTTACCGGACGGGCCCACCGTACCGCCGTGCTGGCGCAACTGCCCGAGATCAGCGAACTGAATCTGGTCTTAGAACCGGATCCCAAGGACTCAGCTGCAGCCATTGGTCTGGCCGCAGCGATTCTCTACCTGCGTGACCCCGAGACGATCATGGGATCATTTGCCGCCGACCAGGTCATCGTCCCGGTTGCCGTCTTCCAAGATGCCGTACGTGAGGCCATCCACACGGCTGCAACGGGAAAGATCGTCACCATCGGCATCCGCCCAACACTTCCGTCCACTGGCTTCGGATACATCCGAGCCGGGGAACGCCTGAACGTTTCCGGGGCCCCGACCGCACGCGATGTGGTCGAATTCGTGGAAAAGCCTGATGAGGACACAGCGCGCCGCTATTTGGCCGACGGAGGATACCTCTGGAATGCAGGCATGTTTGTTGCGCCGGTATCCCTGATGCTCAAGCACCTGGAAGCCAGCGAGCCATTGCTCTACGCGGGTGTGATGGAAATAGCTGCGGCCTGGGAATCTGGTGACCGGGTTGAGACCATCGACCGGATCTGGCCCACCTTGCCCAAAACCGCGATCGACTATGCCGTGGCCGAACCCGCAGCAGCAGCAGGGGATGTCGCGGTGATTCCCGGGGTCTTCAACTGGGACGACGTCGGAGACTTTGCGGCCATTGGCCGCCTGAACCCGGCGAGTGAGAAGACCGGTGTGACGGTGGTCGGCGCCAATGCACGTGTTTACTCGGATAACGCCACCGGTGTGGTCGTTACCGACTCCAAGCGCGTGATAGCCCTTATTGGTATCCATGACGTGGTGGTGGTTGATACTCCGGATGCGCTCTTGGTGACCACCAAGGAACACGCTCAGTCGGTTAAAAGCACGGTGGAGAAACTCAAGGAAGACGGCGCCGTCGACGTCCTATAG
- a CDS encoding succinate dehydrogenase hydrophobic membrane anchor subunit, translating into MSADIAAPRSQRIDPKYNRARTSRGSFEMVAWLFMRLSGVALVILIFGHLFSNLMLGDGINAIDFGFVAGKWADPVWQFWDLAMLWLAMLHGTNGVRTIINDYAEKPATRTWLKGILYVATIVIVVLGTLVIFTFDPCIPGSTLPVCQ; encoded by the coding sequence ATGTCGGCAGATATTGCTGCTCCGCGCAGCCAACGAATCGATCCGAAGTACAACCGCGCACGCACCTCGCGCGGCAGCTTCGAAATGGTTGCATGGCTCTTCATGCGTCTCTCCGGTGTCGCTCTGGTCATTCTGATCTTCGGGCACCTCTTCTCCAACCTCATGCTCGGCGACGGCATTAACGCCATCGACTTTGGCTTTGTAGCTGGCAAGTGGGCCGATCCGGTATGGCAGTTCTGGGACCTGGCGATGCTTTGGCTCGCTATGCTCCACGGCACCAATGGTGTTCGCACCATCATCAATGATTACGCCGAGAAGCCTGCCACTCGCACGTGGCTCAAGGGCATCCTCTACGTTGCCACCATCGTCATTGTGGTCCTGGGCACCCTGGTGATCTTCACCTTCGATCCGTGCATCCCCGGTAGCACCCTTCCGGTCTGCCAGTAA